One window of the Trifolium pratense cultivar HEN17-A07 linkage group LG2, ARS_RC_1.1, whole genome shotgun sequence genome contains the following:
- the LOC123907616 gene encoding CSC1-like protein At1g32090: MATLQDLGVSAAINILSAFAFLLAFALLRIQPINDRVYFPKWYISGGRSNPRSSGNFVGKFVNLNVKTYLTFLNWMPQALRMSETEIINHAGLDSAVFLRIYTLGLKMFLPVTIVALLILIPVNVSSGTLFFLRKELVVSDIDKLSISNVPPKSLRFFVHIGLEYMFTIWICFLLYKEYDNIALMRLHFLASQRRRAEQFTVVVRNVPHISGHSVSDSVDGFFQTNHPDHYIGHQAVYNANRFAKFVRKRDRFQNWLDYYRLKFQRNPDKRPTMKTGCLGLWGRKVDAIEYYDQHIKELDKLMTLERQKIIKDPKSILPVAFLSFNSRWGASVCAQTQQSKNPTLWLTDWAPEPRDIYWRNLAIPFVSLTVRKLIITLSVFALVFFYMIPIAFVQSLANLDGLERVAPFLRPVIELKFIKSFLQGFLPGLALKIFLYILPTVLMIMSKIEGYIALSTLERKTAAKYYYFMLVNVFLGSIITGTAFEQLHAFLHQSPTQIPRTIGVSIPMKATFFMTYIMVDGWAGIAGEILRLKPLVIYHLKNVFIVKTERDRGKAMDPGSVDYPETLPSLQLYFLLGIVYAVVTPILLPFILVFFAFAYLVYRHQIINVYNQQYESAAAFWPQVHSRIIASLIISQLLLLGLLSTKKAARSTPLLVLLPILTFAFHKYCKNRFEPAFRKYPVEEAMAKDVLEKTTEPDLNIKAYLADSYLHPILRSFEVEEEELVELETVQVRVDKLETHHVASQTRSESSSPSPPHDVHHQHSPPHHVHQHQPSPPHYNDYPLPPEYYYHHTSPPHYNYQYQDQP, encoded by the exons atGGCTACTCTTCAAGACCTTGGTGTATCAGCTGCCATCAACATACTATCAGCTTTTGCTTTCTTGTTAGCATTTGCTTTACTAAGAATTCAACCAATTAATGACAGAGTTTATTTCCCAAAATGGTATATCAGTGGTGGAAGAAGCAATCCAAGAAGTTCTGGAAATTTTGTTGGAAAATTTGTCAACCTTAATGTCAAAACTTATTTGACTTTTCTTAATTGGATGCCTCAAGCTTTGAGAATGAGTGAAACTGAGATTATTAATCATGCTGGTCTTGATTCTGCTGTTTTTCTCAGAATTTATACTCTTGG CTTAAAGATGTTTCTTCCGGTGACAATTGTGGCACTCCTCATTCTTATTCCAGTCAATGTATCAAGTGGAACATTGTTTTTCCTAAGAAAAGAATTGGTAGTGAGTGATATTGATAAACTCTCAATCTCAAATGTTCCACCTAAATCTCTAAG ATTTTTTGTTCACATAGGATTGGAATACATGTTCACAATCTGGATTTGTTTTCTGCTCTACAAGGAGTATGATAATATCGCGTTAATGAGGCTGCATTTCTTGGCCTCACAACGCAGGCGTGCGGAGCAATTTACG GTAGTAGTAAGGAATGTCCCTCATATTTCTGGTCACTCGGTATCAGATTCTGTGGACGGCTTCTTTCAAACAAACCACCCAGATCATTATATTGGACACCAG GCTGTCTACAATGCAAACAGGTTTGCTAAATTTGTGAGAAAAAGAGATAGATTCCAAAATTGGTTGGACTATTACCGCCTAAAGTTTCAGAGGAATCCAGATAAGAGACCAACGATGAAG ACCGGATGTTTAGGGCTTTGGGGTAGGAAAGTTGATGCTATTGAGTACTATGATCAGCATATCAAAGAACTTGATAAACTG ATGACATTGGAGCGCCAAAAGATTATAAAAGATCCCAAATCTATTTTGCCAGTGGcttttctttcattcaattCGCGTTGGGGAGCATCAGTATGTGCACAAACCCAACAAAGCAAAAACCCTACACTCTGGTTGACTGATTGGGCTCCAGAGCCACGTGATATATATTGGCGAAACTTGGCCATACCATTTGTTTCTTTAACCGTCCGAAAACTTATAATAACATTATCAGTGTTTGCCTTGGTATTCTTCTACATGATTCCCATTGCTTTTGTGCAATCCCTTGCAAATTTGGATGGTCTTGAACGAGTTGCGCCTTTCCTCAGACCAGTAATAGAATT GAAATTCATCAAGTCCTTTCTACAAGGTTTTCTTCCTGGTTTGGCcctcaaaatatttttatatattctgCCTACAGTTCTCATGATTATGTCAAAGATTGAAGGATATATTGCATTATCGACACTTGAACGGAAGACAGCGGCAAAATATTATTACTTTATGCTTGTGAATGTTTTCTTGGGAAGCATAATAACTGGAACTGCATTTGAGCAACTGCATGCTTTTCTTCACCAGTCACCTACACA AATACCTAGAACAATTGGAGTTTCCATTCCAATGAAGGCTACCTTCTTTATGACGTACATAATGGTTGATGGCTGGGCTGGAATTGCCGGTGAAATTCTCAGATTAAAGCCATTGGTTATATATCATCTCAAGAATGTGTTCATAGTTAAAACTGAGAGAGATCGAGGAAAGGCCATGGATCCTGGGAGTGTGGACTATCCCGAAACTCTGCCAAGCCTTCAATTATATTTCCTTCTTGGCATTGTGTATGCCGTGGTGACTCCAATCCTTCTTCCTTTCATACTAGTCTTCTTCGCCTTCGCATATTTGGTTTATCGCCATCAG ATAATCAATGTCTACAATCAACAGTATGAAAGTGCTGCTGCATTTTGGCCACAAGTTCACAGCCGCATTATCGCAAGCTTAATAATATCACAGCTGCTTCTGTTAGGCTTGCTTAGCACCAAAAAGGCAGCTAGGTCTACACCTTTGCTTGTGTTATTACCAATATTGACATTTGCATTTCACAAGTATTGCAAGAATCGTTTCGAGCCAGCATTTAGGAAGTACCCCGTCGAG GAAGCAATGGCCAAGGATGTATTGGAGAAAACAACAGAACCTGACCTAAACATAAAAGCATATTTAGCAGATTCTTACTTGCATCCAATCTTAAGATCATTTGAAGTTGAAGAAGAGGAATTAGTTGAACTCGAAACGGTTCAAGTGAGAGTAGATAAACTCGAAACTCATCATGTTGCTAGTCAAACAAGGAGTGAATCAAGTTCACCTTCACCACCACATGACGTTCATCATCAACATTCACCACCACATCATGTCCATCAACATCAACCTTCACCACCTCATTACAATGACTACCCTTTACCACCTGAGTATTATTACCATCATACATCCCCTCCACATTACAACTATCAATATCAAGATCAACCTTGA